One genomic window of Quercus lobata isolate SW786 chromosome 9, ValleyOak3.0 Primary Assembly, whole genome shotgun sequence includes the following:
- the LOC115960078 gene encoding ubiquinone biosynthesis monooxygenase COQ6, mitochondrial isoform X2 has translation MFCTRVIARKLYVNVSRLKVRHKPFCTDAATRVSGSNCGQPSPEHKETHDLSNNIQHYDIAIVGGGMVGMALACSLASMPLTKHLNVAIIDSNPALGSRPYFNKEDPPDPRVSTVTPATISFFKDVGAWQYVEQHRHAYFDKMQVWDYTGLGYTRYNAQDINKEVLGCVVENKVLHGSLLSCIENTDFQKTIYPSKLSSMTLPPSPSSLGMDSTSSRPPLSSQRHLAKLELSDGNSLYTKLVVGADGGKSCVRELAGFKTTGWNYSQNAIICTVEHTVENGCAWQRFLPAGPIALLPMGDNFSNIVWTMNPKESTNRKLMNEDEFVKDVNNALDYGYGPHPTSSLFGSGEMFSWPRAGVTLSANDCFEVPPKVVKLASERMVFPLSLRHASDYVSKHVVLIGDAAHTVHPLAGQGVNMGFGDAFALSRVIAEGIAVGSDIGEVTVLKKYEAERKPANIMMMGILDGFQKAYSVDFGPLNILRAAALHGAHFISPLKRSIISYASGEQKLPLFT, from the exons GAGCACAAGGAGACACATGATCTCTCTAATAACATTCAGCATTATGATATTGCTATTGTTGGAGGAGGCATGGTCGGCATGGCTCTAGCTTGTTCCTTGG CAAGCATGCCATTGACAAAGCACCTGAATGTTGCCATCATTGATAGCAATCCTGCACTGGGGAGTAGACCCTACTTCAACAAAGAAGACCCCCCTGATCCAAGGGTCAGTACAGTGACACCTGCTACTATATCTTTTTTCAAAG ATGTTGGTGCTTGGCAATACGTTGAACAGCATCGACAtgcatattttgataaaatgcaG GTCTGGGATTATACTGGCTTAGGATACACAAGATACAATGCACAGGATATAAATAAAGAAGTTCTAGG GTGTGTAGTCGAGAATAAGGTTCTTCATGGTTCCCTGCTGTCATGTATAGAG AATACAGATTTCCAGAAGACAATCTATCCTTCCAAGTTATCTTCAATGACTCTACCTCCGAGCCCTTCATCCTTGGGGATGGACAGCACATCATCAAGGCCGCCATTGTCTTCTCAGAGGCATTTAGCAAAGCTGGAACTGAGTGATGGCAATAGTCTATATACAAAGTTGGTG GTTGGAGCGGATGGTGGCAAGTCATGTGTCAGGGAGTTAGCAGGATTCAAGACAACCGGATGGAACTACTCACAGAATGCAATCATATGTACAGTGGAACATACTGTTGAAAACGGATGTGCGTGGCAACGGTTTCTACCTGCTGGTCCAATTGCACTTTTGCCAATGGGTGATAATTTTAGCAATATTGTGTGGACTATGAACCCAAAAGAGTCAACAAACCGTAAATTAATGAATGAGGATGAATTTGTGAAAGATGTAAATAATGCTCTGGATTATGGATATGGTCCTCATCCAACGTCAAGCTTGTTTGGAAGCGGAGAAATGTTTTCTTGGCCTAGAGCAGGTGTGACATTATCAGCTAATGATTGTTTTGAAGTTCCACCAAAAGTGGTTAAGTTGGCATCTGAAAGAATGGTGTTTCCGTTGTCCTTAAGGCATGCCAGTGACTATGTGTCAAAGCATGTTGTTCTGATTGGAGATGCTGCACACACTGTTCATCCTCTGGCTGGTCAAGGAGTTAATATGGGTTTTGGAGATGCATTTGCTCTTTCTAGGGTCATTGCTGAGGGTATAGCTGTAGGCTCTGACATTGGAGAG GTAACAGTGTTAAAGAAATATGAAGCCGAGAGAAAACCAGCAAATATTATGATGATGGGGATCCTGGATGGTTTTCAGAAGGCATACTCTGTCGATTTTGGACCCCTAAATATACTACGAGCTGCAGCATTGCATGGGGCGCACTTCATATCACCTCTTAAAAGAAGTATTATTTCTTATGCATCAGGGGAACAGAAACTGCCACTATTCACTTGA